In one window of Prionailurus bengalensis isolate Pbe53 chromosome B3, Fcat_Pben_1.1_paternal_pri, whole genome shotgun sequence DNA:
- the LOC122467968 gene encoding NADH dehydrogenase [ubiquinone] 1 alpha subcomplex subunit 3-like — translation MARRLAAFLKDVWVKVLVASFTTGGLGIILPTVRPFTKYATMINQATPKNYPVPLQDDGNMPDVPSQSQDPKVPSLEWLKKL, via the coding sequence ATGGCCAGGAGACTCGCAGCCTTCCTTAAGGATGTCTGGGTCAAGGTGCTGGTCGCATCCTTCACCACTGGGGGCCTCGGTATAATTCTGCCCACCGTTAGGCCCTTCACCAAATATGCCACCATGATCAACCAGGCCACGCCCAAAAACTATCCAGTGCCCCTCCAAGATGATGGGAACATGCCCGATGTGCCCAGCCAGTCCCAGGACCCCAAGGTTCCAAGCTTGGAGTGGCTAAAGAAACTATGA